A region of Periplaneta americana isolate PAMFEO1 chromosome 16, P.americana_PAMFEO1_priV1, whole genome shotgun sequence DNA encodes the following proteins:
- the LOC138691939 gene encoding zinc finger protein 235-like, which produces MDVIKSEPEGDPLAIQTVDNTDKEEKKPLPEENNIFNLQSIQIKTECVDDSYDGTSEMRVGETPVPLSVATVKCESENRWWHLDTVKQELKVEETAEENKNFTESIAVKHDNFVSSVCYSIGHEEDVKIGQCAKSSASECFNEYIISDKEFISEVNLDSRTCNNRSECSSNSERSNNSSKCSIISGIPLPQTETETEGKRFQCEVCLKYFSHSINLRRHLLKHKGEKPFQCDLCGKGFFESGHLKSHIRLHTGEKPFKCNYCEKGFSHKTNLKRHLMVHTGEKPFKCDICGKCFSESVPLRYHTFQHTGEEPFKCDVCGKSFSQPGHLTSHSRLHTGEKPYICDVCGKCFSESGSMRRHVRLHTGEKPFKCDVCGRCFSVPGQLKSHSRKHTGEKPYACPVCGKCFSHSSSLKIHTRQHSV; this is translated from the exons atggatgtGATAAAGTCGGAGCCTGAAGGAGACCCATTGGCTATACAAACAGTTGATAACAcagataaagaagaaaagaagcctTTACCAGAG gaaaataatatattcaatcTGCAATCGATTCAGATAAAGACGGAATGCGTGGATGACAGCTATGATGGTACATCCGAGATGAGAGTCGGGGAAACTCCAGTGCCACTTAGTGTTGCTACAGTTAAGTGTGAAAGTGAG AACAGGTGGTGGCACTTGGACACAGTGAAGCAGGAGCTGAAGGTGGAAGAAACGGCAGAGGAGAATAAAAATTTCACTGAGAG CATTGCAGTTAAACATGACAATTTTGTGTCATCAGTGTGCTATAGTATTGGACATGAAGAAGACGTGAAGATAGGTCAGTGCGCGAAAAGTTCTGCTAGTGAATGTTTTAATGAATACATTATCTCTGACAAAGAGTTCATATCGGAAGTCAACTTGGACTCACGGACATGCAACAACAGAAGTGAATGTTCATCTAACAGTGAAAGAAGTAACAATTCAAGCAAGTGTTCGATTATTTCAGGAATTCCCTTGCCTCAAACGGAAACTGAAACAGAAGGGAAACGGTTTCAATGCGAAGTCTGCTTGAAGTATTTCTCGCATTCGATAAATCTGAGAAGACATCTCCTCAAGCATAAAGGCGAGAAGCCATTTCAATGTGATCTTTGCGGAAAAGGTTTCTTCGAGTCGGGCCATCTCAAAAGTCATATACGATTACACACGGGggaaaaaccattcaaatgcaatTACTGCGAAAAGGGGTTTTCTCATAAGACGAATCTAAAAAGGCATTTAATGGTGCATACAggcgaaaaaccattcaaatgcgatatctgtggaaagtgtttttcggaATCTGTGCCGCTTAGATATCACACATTCCAACACACAGGCGAGGAGCCATTCAAATGTGACGTTTGCGGGAAATCTTTTTCGCAGCCGGGTCATCTAACGAGTCATTCTCGTTTGCATACTGGCGAAAAACCATACATATGCGATGTTTGCGGGAAATGTTTCTCAGAATCTGGATCAATGAGAAGACATGTGCGTCTGCATaccggcgagaagccattcaagtgtgatgtttgtgggAGATGTTTTTCGGTTCCTGGGCAGCTGAAATCTCATTCTCGGaaacacacaggcgagaaaccataCGCTTGCCCagtatgtggaaagtgtttttcgcaTTCGTCATCTTTAAAAATCCATACACGCCAGCATTCTGTCTAG